A stretch of Rhodoferax potami DNA encodes these proteins:
- a CDS encoding chemotaxis protein CheW: MGMMEKLSDLTTGGAREYLTFRLDQEEYGIDILKVQEIRGYEPPTRVANAPSFIKGVVNLRGTIVPIVDMRLKFNCSKSEYNSFTVVIVLNLRNRIVGIVVDSVSDVMELPPESLKAAPDIESVIDSAAVLGLGSIGERMLILLDIEKLMSAPEMGLVSMDD; this comes from the coding sequence ATGGGAATGATGGAAAAGCTCAGCGATCTCACAACTGGTGGCGCCCGAGAGTACCTAACCTTTCGGCTCGATCAAGAGGAATATGGAATCGATATTCTCAAAGTGCAAGAAATTCGGGGGTATGAGCCACCAACCAGAGTGGCGAATGCGCCGTCCTTTATCAAAGGCGTTGTTAATTTGCGTGGCACTATTGTCCCGATTGTGGACATGCGCTTGAAATTCAACTGTTCAAAGTCCGAGTACAACTCCTTCACCGTGGTGATCGTCCTCAACTTAAGGAACCGAATTGTGGGCATCGTGGTTGACTCCGTGAGCGACGTCATGGAGTTACCGCCAGAGAGCTTGAAAGCGGCACCTGATATCGAAAGCGTGATTGATAGTGCTGCAGTTCTGGGGCTAGGTTCAATCGGAGAGCGGATGCTGATCTTGTTGGATATCGAGAAATTGATGTCAGCGCCTGAGATGGGGTTGGTATCGATGGATGACTAA
- a CDS encoding protein-glutamate methylesterase/protein-glutamine glutaminase: MMKKIRVLVVDDSALVRSLLTEILNKQADIECVGAANDPLIAREMIRELDPDVITLDVEMPKMDGLEFLSRLMRLRPMPVVMISTLTERGAEVTMRALELGAIDFVAKPRIGLVDGIRELSASIVEKVRIASKAKIRRHAEIPIGGGQSAHNSAPTPSVSVGLVGHVSTEKLVCIGASTGGTEAIKEVLMRMPSNAPGIVITQHMPPGFTASFAARLNSLCQIVVQEAINGQRILPGHAYIAPGGKQFRIDRSGANYVCIVEEGEPVNRHKPSVEVLFLSVAKAAGRNAIGLMLTGMGGDGAKAMKTMKDAGSYNFVQDEASCVVFGMPREAIQAGAADEVLPLVDMAEAVLTRLKSSGDRYRI, from the coding sequence GTGATGAAGAAAATTCGTGTTTTGGTTGTCGATGACTCTGCCTTGGTGCGCAGCTTGTTGACCGAGATTTTGAACAAGCAGGCTGATATTGAGTGCGTTGGTGCGGCCAATGACCCTTTGATTGCTCGCGAAATGATTCGTGAGCTGGATCCTGATGTGATCACTTTGGATGTAGAGATGCCGAAGATGGACGGGCTCGAGTTTTTGTCGAGGCTGATGCGTCTACGGCCAATGCCTGTTGTCATGATTTCAACGCTTACTGAGCGAGGTGCTGAGGTGACAATGCGCGCGCTTGAACTTGGGGCCATCGATTTTGTGGCTAAACCTCGTATTGGGCTGGTTGACGGTATTCGTGAGCTTTCTGCAAGTATTGTCGAAAAAGTTCGTATTGCCTCCAAAGCGAAGATCCGTCGACATGCAGAAATACCCATTGGAGGTGGCCAGTCCGCTCATAACTCAGCACCTACGCCAAGCGTGTCTGTTGGTCTAGTTGGTCATGTCTCAACTGAGAAGCTTGTGTGCATAGGTGCTTCCACTGGAGGTACGGAGGCGATCAAAGAGGTTCTTATGCGGATGCCATCCAATGCCCCTGGCATCGTGATTACACAGCACATGCCGCCGGGATTTACTGCCAGTTTCGCGGCTCGATTGAACAGTCTTTGTCAGATTGTGGTTCAAGAGGCCATAAACGGTCAGCGCATATTGCCCGGGCATGCCTATATCGCTCCCGGAGGTAAGCAGTTTCGGATTGATCGCAGCGGCGCTAATTACGTGTGCATTGTCGAAGAGGGTGAGCCTGTAAACAGGCATAAACCGTCGGTCGAAGTGCTTTTCCTCTCGGTTGCTAAGGCTGCTGGTCGGAATGCTATTGGTTTGATGCTCACTGGCATGGGTGGCGATGGTGCAAAGGCCATGAAGACAATGAAAGATGCTGGCAGCTACAATTTCGTGCAAGACGAAGCATCTTGCGTAGTGTTTGGGATGCCTCGTGAAGCTATCCAAGCGGGCGCTGCTGATGAAGTTTTGCCCTTGGTGGATATGGCTGAGGCGGTACTTACCCGATTGAAAAGTTCCGGTGATCGTTACCGTATTTGA
- a CDS encoding CheR family methyltransferase, translating into MSPNAQDEMQGREFLWTSADFDHVQKLIYQRAGISLHDGKHAMVYSRLSRRLRETGHNSFREYLRWLEATDGPEWQEFVNALTTNLTSFFREGHHFQVLAEYLRSIQSAGACRMWCSAASTGEEPYSIVMTATEALGSNGNFSLIASDIDSKVLHTASQGIYKSDSLKGLDQARLQRFFMRGKAGNAGMAKVKQELRSKIDFLIVNLIRNDWPFRDPFDVVFCRNVMIYFDAITQRQVLERIHKVMKPGALLFVGHAENFSDSRDLFALKGKTVYERV; encoded by the coding sequence ATGTCCCCGAATGCTCAAGATGAAATGCAAGGTCGAGAGTTCTTGTGGACAAGTGCTGATTTTGATCATGTCCAGAAGCTGATTTATCAGCGTGCGGGTATAAGTTTGCACGATGGAAAGCACGCCATGGTCTACAGCAGACTTTCGCGGCGCTTGCGAGAGACTGGGCACAACAGTTTTCGAGAGTATTTGCGTTGGCTTGAAGCGACCGACGGCCCAGAGTGGCAGGAATTCGTTAATGCTTTGACGACCAATTTGACATCTTTTTTCCGTGAAGGTCATCATTTTCAGGTCTTAGCGGAATACCTCCGGTCGATCCAGTCGGCGGGGGCCTGCAGAATGTGGTGTAGTGCAGCCTCAACAGGGGAGGAGCCTTATTCCATCGTGATGACTGCGACAGAGGCGTTGGGTTCCAATGGAAACTTTTCGTTGATCGCGAGTGATATTGACTCCAAAGTACTGCATACCGCTTCGCAAGGAATATACAAGTCTGATTCGTTGAAGGGACTCGACCAGGCAAGGCTACAGCGATTTTTCATGCGAGGAAAAGCCGGGAATGCGGGCATGGCGAAAGTAAAGCAAGAGTTGCGTTCAAAGATTGATTTTCTTATTGTGAATCTGATTCGTAATGATTGGCCTTTTCGTGATCCGTTCGACGTAGTGTTCTGTCGCAATGTAATGATCTACTTTGATGCGATCACGCAGAGACAAGTTCTAGAGCGGATTCACAAAGTAATGAAGCCCGGTGCATTGCTTTTTGTCGGACATGCGGAGAACTTCAGTGATTCCAGAGACTTGTTTGCCCTTAAGGGTAAGACCGTTTACGAGCGGGTGTAG